A segment of the Luteolibacter sp. Y139 genome:
GACATGTCGGAAGCCCTTCGCAATCGCGATCTGCTTCAACTCATCGAACGCAGCCGGCTCAATGTATTCCACCACCGGCAAGTGACGCGGAGTCGGACGCAAATACTGACCCATGGTCAACACGGTCACGTCAGCCTCTAACAAATCATCCATCGCCCGCAGGATCTCATCGCGGGTCTCGCCAAGGCCGAGCATGATGCCGCTCTTGCTGGCGACCTTGCCATTCACCATTGCCTTCGCCTTCTTCAGCACCGCGAGGCTGCGATGATACTTGGCGCGCGAGCGGACCAACGGCGTGAGCCGTTCGACCGTTTCGAGGTTGTGGTTGAAGATGTGCGGGCGCGCATCCATCACCATCTGGAGCGCCCAGTCACGGTCGTTGAAATCGGGCACCAGCACCTCGATGACGATGCCGGGGTTCATCGCGCGCACCGCTTCGATGGTCTGCTGGAAATGCTCGGCACCACCGTCCTTGAGATCGTCACGGGCCACCGCGGTGATCACCACGTGGCGGAGCTTCATGCGGCGCGTCGCCTCAGCCACGCGGTAGGGCTCGTCGCCCTCCAGCGCATCGGGCTTGGCGGTCTTCACCGCGCAGAAGCCGCAGGCGCGGGTGCACTTCTCACCGGCGATCATGAAGGTCGCCGTGCCCTGTCCCCAGCATTCCCAACGGTTCGGGCACTGGGCCTCCTCGCACACGGTCACCAGCTTGAGGTCGGTAATCAGCGACTTGGTGGACCAGAAAACCGGGTTGTTGGGCAGGCGCACCTTGATCCAGGACGGTTTCTTGTCCTGGTGCAGGGCGGGATCCATTTTCATCTGGGGTCCGTGGCAGCCGCTCATGTCGGGCGGACGCTAGGACGCCCTTTCCGCGGGGGAAAGGGGAATTTCTCGCCCAGTCCGCGCTGGCACCATCGCCAGCGGCGAGCGCCGGAACGTCTCCTCCCCCGCAGCAAAGAAACTGCGGGACTTCCCGCCATGGAGCAGCCCCGGATGATCGTGCCCGGTTTCCAAAAGAATCAGCCGCTTCCCCGCCATCTCAGCCTCGTCGATCCGGCGGCGCAGCAACTCCCCGGAAACCAAGCGGTGGCAGTCCCCCATAATTCCGCCGGGCGTCCGCCACGGCAGTCCCTTCATCCCCGAAGCATGGCGGATGCGATGGACGACGATCGTGTGGATCAGCGGGTCTTCAAGCCAGTGGTCAAACGGCGTTTCATTCGCCACCCCGCCATCGAGAAACTCCTCTCCCTCAATCTTCTGCGGCTGGAACAGCACCGGCATCGCACAGCTCGCGATGATGAAATCAATCAGCGGGCCTCGGCTCCGAATCTCGCTCTGCGATTTCGTGAGATTGGCGACCGCGATTTCCAGCCGCGGGCTCCGCAAATCCTCGATCCGCCGTTCACCGAGGACCCGCCCGAGGTAACGGCGCAGCCGCACCCCGGAAAGCAGCCCCGCTCCGGCAAGCCCCGTGAGAATTCCCGGCCAGCGGTAAAAAGCCCCGAGATCGAAGAACGCCCGGCGGAAATGGAAGTCGTAGATCACCTTCCCCAGCTCCTTGCCCCGCAAACCCGCCGCCCACAATCCGCCCGCCATCGCCCCGGCAGAGGCGCCCGCGATCCGCCCAGGCCGCAAGCCCGCCTCCTCCATCGCATTCAAGACGCCGAGGTGGGCATAGTAGCCGAAAAACGACGAGGACAGGCAGACCGCCAGTCCCGGATCGTGGCCGGAGTTGGGTGGCATGCCGCTCATGCTTCCGCTTCTTGGGTGGTTTCCTCGATTTCCTTCATCGATGTCCGGTTGGACGGGCGCAAGAATAGCAGACCTCCGGCAAACGCCCAGAACAGCGTTCCGGTCGCAAATCCGACCAAGGACCCGAGCACCGAAATCCCCGGTTCAAGCCCGACCAGATCGCTCATTAGCGTCTTCAGCGCAATCTCGCGGACCCCGATGCCCGAAATCGAAACCGGCATCGCACTCGCCGCATCCACCACCGGCATCGCGGCGAAAACCGAAACGAACCCGGTATCGCTGCCGACAAAACGGACACCGCACCAGAAAGTGGCGTAGTAGATCGGCAGCATCACAACGCTGGCCGCCAGCGCAGGCAGCACCAGCTTCCACTTCTTCCGGAAGACATCGTAGATGTCCGGGACTTTCCGCATCTTGGCGATCCGCGGATTCGTGACGCGCTTGTGGATCCGGTCGTTCACCCACGGGCTGGCCATCACGAACATCAGCCCGACCATGGCCAAGCCACCGCTGAAATACACCCAGCCGAACTTGATCGCCGTCTTTCCCAGTTCGCTCTGCGATTCCACCGCTTGGAAGCGGCCCGCAGTGACCGCGAAGAAAGTCAGCGCCATCGCCACCAGGCCCACCAGGTGATCCACCAGCACCGACATGGTGATGGCCAGCTTCTGCTCCCGATGATCGCGGATCAGCAGGAAGATCTTCGCCGCGTCACCCGTGACGCTGCTGACGCCCATCAGATTGAAAAGCCCGCCGATCAGCGTGAGCTGGCTCACCCGCCACAGGCCGACCGGAATCCCTTGCGCCACCAGCAACAGCCACCAGCGGAAGGCCGATAGGAACACCGTCACACCCCCGAGCGCGATCGCAGCCAGCGCCCACGTCCACTCTGGATTCTTTGGCCAAAACGAAGCGGATTCCTCAAGACGCTGCCCGGACAGGGCCCACCACAGGCAGCCCACGGTAAAAGCCAGCTTCGCCAGAAAGAGCAGCCACTTCTTCATCGCGGGCCCTTTCCCCCGGCATCTGACAGGATCAGGTTCAACCCTTCTCCTCGATCGCCTTCGCGATGGTCTCCACGCTTTGCAGCACGCCCTTCGCCTTCTCGGCGTCGGCGATCTTCAGGCCGAAATGCTTCTCGATGGCCACGACCAGCTGGAGCGCATCCACGGAATCCAATCCAAGCCCACCGGCACCGAAGATCGCGGTTTCATCGGCGATCTCCCCTGCATCGAAGTCGAGCATCAATTCCTCGACCATCACTTCCTTGATTTTTTGCCGGAGTTCCGCGCCTTGAGCCATGATTATTAAACTGTTAGAAAATGCCGCCGTCGATTTTCAGGGCGGACCCTGTGACGTAGCCCGCATCGTGGCAAGCGAGAAACAGCACCGCGGATGCCACCTCGGCAGGGGTGCCGAAACGGCGCATCGGAATGCCCGCTTTCGCGCGTTTTGCAGCTTCCTCGTCCATGTGGGCCAGCGCCTCGGTCGCGATGTAGCCGGGTAAAATCGCATTCACCGTGATCCCAGCCCGCGCGACCTCCTTCGCCAGCGTCTGCGTCAGGGCCACCACCCCGGCCTTCGCCGCGGCGTAGTTCGTCTGGCCCAGCGGCGGCAGGATCGCGCTGAGGGAGGAGATATTGATGATGCGCCCGAAGCGCTGCCCCATCATCGGCCGGATCACCGCGCGACAGCCAAGGAAGACCGCATCGAGGTTCGCCGAGATCACCGAAGTCCACGCCTCATCCGGCATCGTGGCGAGCAAGTGGTCCCGGTGCAATCCGGCATTGTTCACGAGCACATCGAGCCGGCCATCGGCTTCGAGGATCGCAGCCACAGCATTCTCCCAGCTTTCCTTCGAGGTCACCTCGAGATCGACCAAGCCACAGCGACCGGAAAACTCCGCGGCCAGTGCCTCGGCTTGGGAACGATTGCTACGAACTCCGAGCCACACCTTGGCCTCGGGATCTTTTTCCAGGAAATAGCGCCCGATGCCGGACCCGAGCCCGCCATTGCCGCCAGTGATGAGAATGGTCATGCGGCAGGCGTTCTAACCGCGAATCGCCCGCACATCAACCGGCTGCCCCGACAGCGCTCCTACCTGCTTTTCTCCACCGCGAGCTTCACCGCCTGCCGGGCTTCCTTTGCCTCGCTGGCATCCTTCAGCCCTGCGATCCAGCGCTCGGCAGCGGCAGGATCATTGAAGCTCCACTGCGAGGCGATGTTGCGCACGGCGCAAAGGCGTTCCGGTCCGGCAGGGAGAGACTCCGCCCACGCCGACGCCGCCGTAGGATCGGATCCTCCCCAGTGAATGGAAATCTCGATCATCTCCTCGCTTGTCGTGGCATTACCCACTCCCTTGACCAGCGCCATGCGATAGATCTCCGCGGCGATCGGCTGCAGGGGGTTTCCCGTATAGACAAGGCGATCCGCCATCTCCTTCAGCTTCTCCGGCGGCGCGTTCCGCACGTAGGCCACGGCTTCCTCCATTTGTGCAGGCGTCCATTGCGAACGCAACATCAGGGCATCCTCGACTGGACCGCTCATTGCTTCGGCAAACTCGTCGGCAACCGTCGGCGTTTTCTGGGGCTGCTGGCTTTTCTCGCGACTCCGCATGCCGGCGTCCTTCAGGCGATTGAACTCCGCCTCCGTAAGGAAGGAAGCCAACTCCGCCGGCACCTCCTCCCTCGTCACCCCGTATCTCTGTTCCAGATTGCCGATCAACTCTTGCCGCGCTTTTGCAGGGAAGTCCGTGTGCTCGGACAGGTATCGGGCGGCCGCCACCGGATCGTGGGAAAAAAGCCCGCCCAGCGCGGACTTGAGGGTATCCGCCGTTTGCTTCTTGGAAAACCCGAGCTGCGAATAATCAGCCGCCAGCCATAGCTCCTCGCAGCCCCTGGTTCGAATCCCCGGCCATCCTCCCGGGATCGTCCGATTCAAGTCGGCAGCGAACTTCGGGGAAAAGTCCCCCAGATGCTCGGCGACACGCTTCGATTCCGCCTGCATCTCTTCCAAGCTCATCCCTCCCGCCAGATCAAAGGCAGCCGCATAGAGTCGCGCCCCGTCCGGCTGGGTGGACAGCCAACGAACCGCATTGCCCATATCCTTCGTCATCATGGCTTGGGCTGCCGCGGCACGCAGTTGGGCACGCCATCGGTCACCGCGTTGATCGGCCAGATTGAGGAGCTTCTCGCCGTCGTGACCGGCCGCCTTTGCGAGCAGGCGCGTCATCTCACCGGCCGGCTCGCCGTTGCCCGGCGGCGGAAACTCAAGCGCAAGGGCCAACACGGCGGCGGGGTCCCGGTCCACCAGCACCTTCATCCCCGCGAACATCATGCGCCGCCCCTGCTCGGGGTTCGCCAGCTTCTTTCCGAAATCGATCAGTCCCTCGGCATCTTGTTCGGCGAGACGAGCCAGATGCTGCACGGCCGTGCGCCTGCCTTTGGCAATGCCATCCGCCACGAAGCCATACGGGTCCTCGTTGAAAAGCAGCCCTTCCAACTCCCCCATGAAGAGCTTCACCACCAGCGGATCGGGATGCCGGAAGAGACCTCCATCCAGCCAGGCCAAACGCTCCTGCGGCGGAATATCGCGCGCAAGCTGGATCGCCGCGTGGATCGCCGTCCAGCGATCCTTGGCCGCCCGCAAGGGAGCCATCGCCGCCTCGGCGGAATTCCCCGTGGCTGCGCGTGGAACCGGAGCCACCGGTGGCACCGCGGACTCAGGCCGCCGAAGCGCCATCGCACCCCATCCCGCCGCGAGTGACGCGACGAACACCAACACTTGAGACCATCGGA
Coding sequences within it:
- a CDS encoding acyl carrier protein: MAQGAELRQKIKEVMVEELMLDFDAGEIADETAIFGAGGLGLDSVDALQLVVAIEKHFGLKIADAEKAKGVLQSVETIAKAIEEKG
- a CDS encoding lysylphosphatidylglycerol synthase transmembrane domain-containing protein gives rise to the protein MKKWLLFLAKLAFTVGCLWWALSGQRLEESASFWPKNPEWTWALAAIALGGVTVFLSAFRWWLLLVAQGIPVGLWRVSQLTLIGGLFNLMGVSSVTGDAAKIFLLIRDHREQKLAITMSVLVDHLVGLVAMALTFFAVTAGRFQAVESQSELGKTAIKFGWVYFSGGLAMVGLMFVMASPWVNDRIHKRVTNPRIAKMRKVPDIYDVFRKKWKLVLPALAASVVMLPIYYATFWCGVRFVGSDTGFVSVFAAMPVVDAASAMPVSISGIGVREIALKTLMSDLVGLEPGISVLGSLVGFATGTLFWAFAGGLLFLRPSNRTSMKEIEETTQEAEA
- a CDS encoding SDR family oxidoreductase encodes the protein MTILITGGNGGLGSGIGRYFLEKDPEAKVWLGVRSNRSQAEALAAEFSGRCGLVDLEVTSKESWENAVAAILEADGRLDVLVNNAGLHRDHLLATMPDEAWTSVISANLDAVFLGCRAVIRPMMGQRFGRIINISSLSAILPPLGQTNYAAAKAGVVALTQTLAKEVARAGITVNAILPGYIATEALAHMDEEAAKRAKAGIPMRRFGTPAEVASAVLFLACHDAGYVTGSALKIDGGIF
- the lipA gene encoding lipoyl synthase, which produces MSGCHGPQMKMDPALHQDKKPSWIKVRLPNNPVFWSTKSLITDLKLVTVCEEAQCPNRWECWGQGTATFMIAGEKCTRACGFCAVKTAKPDALEGDEPYRVAEATRRMKLRHVVITAVARDDLKDGGAEHFQQTIEAVRAMNPGIVIEVLVPDFNDRDWALQMVMDARPHIFNHNLETVERLTPLVRSRAKYHRSLAVLKKAKAMVNGKVASKSGIMLGLGETRDEILRAMDDLLEADVTVLTMGQYLRPTPRHLPVVEYIEPAAFDELKQIAIAKGFRHVASGPLVRSSYHAADFRPELDIMDEIEKAAPTRGLDLQPEDLPIPAAKAALVKASVA
- a CDS encoding patatin-like phospholipase family protein — encoded protein: MPPNSGHDPGLAVCLSSSFFGYYAHLGVLNAMEEAGLRPGRIAGASAGAMAGGLWAAGLRGKELGKVIYDFHFRRAFFDLGAFYRWPGILTGLAGAGLLSGVRLRRYLGRVLGERRIEDLRSPRLEIAVANLTKSQSEIRSRGPLIDFIIASCAMPVLFQPQKIEGEEFLDGGVANETPFDHWLEDPLIHTIVVHRIRHASGMKGLPWRTPGGIMGDCHRLVSGELLRRRIDEAEMAGKRLILLETGHDHPGLLHGGKSRSFFAAGEETFRRSPLAMVPARTGREIPLSPAERAS